One window from the genome of Eucalyptus grandis isolate ANBG69807.140 chromosome 7, ASM1654582v1, whole genome shotgun sequence encodes:
- the LOC104453419 gene encoding pentatricopeptide repeat-containing protein At4g26680, mitochondrial produces MVEFLAPWNPMTKYPLRRFSTLFSSAPETPLPISPGPRRDPIPVPHRTFPEPRGRDLDFVNVAHSHLVHSDWDKLEPLSAGLTPLRTMHVLLRIRKDPVLSLEFFDWVQLRSPGAHTLETHSVALHALTKNRKFKSAESIVRALAAAGPVDLARQLFDAVLRSYRACDSSPRVFDSLFKTFAHLKKFRDATETFRMMREYGFLPTVESCNAYLSALLSMNRVDVVFSFYREMRRCRISPNVFTLNMVVSAFCKAGELEKAVDLFREMESKGCSPTPASYNTLIAGHCSKGLLSSAVELKDRMEKDGVHPNVITFNALISGFCKEGKLHEANKIFSEMKASNVAPNTVTYNTLIHGYSEAGNSEMGGRLFEEMSKYEVRADILTYNALILGLCKNGKTKKAAYLVKDLDSKGLVPNNSTFSALIRGQCVRNNPDGAFQLYKSMIRSGRHPNGETLTMLMCAFAKCDDLDGAVQVLTEMVDRSMLPDSDMLSEVCHELCHCGKDQLAMKLCSELEARTLIPVGFDKELIFRTE; encoded by the coding sequence ATGGTCGAATTCCTCGCTCCATGGAACCCGATGACGAAATACCCACTTCGTCGATTCTCGACCCTCTTCAGTTCAGCCCCCGAAACGCCCCTCCCCATCAGCCCCGGCCCCCGCCGGGACCCGATTCCGGTGCCCCACCGGACGTTCCCGGAACCCAGAGGGCGTGACCTCGACTTCGTCAACGTCGCGCACAGCCACCTCGTGCACTCCGACTGGGACAAGCTCGAGCCGCTGAGCGCCGGGCTGACTCCTCTCCGGACGATGCACGTCCTGCTCAGGATCCGCAAGGACCCCGTCCTGTCGCTCGAGTTCTTCGACTGGGTCCAGCTCCGGAGCCCGGGCGCCCACACCCTCGAGACCCACTCCGTCGCGCTCCACGCCCTCACCAAGAACCGGAAATTCAAGTCCGCGGAGTCCATCGTTCGGGCGCTCGCGGCGGCCGGCCCGGTCGACCTCGCGCGCCAGCTGTTCGACGCGGTGCTCCGCTCGTACCGGGCGTGCGACTCCTCGCCTCGGGTTTTCGACTCGCTGTTCAAGACGTTCGCGCATTTGAAGAAGTTCCGGGACGCCACGGAGACTTTTCGCATGATGAGGGAGTACGGGTTCCTGCCCACGGTGGAGTCCTGCAACGCTTACCTGAGCGCACTGCTCAGCATGAACAGGGTCGATGTGGTTTTCTCGTTCTATCGGGAGATGCGGCGCTGCAGGATCTCTCCGAATGTGTTCACCCTCAACATGGTCGTGTCTGCTTTCTGCAAGGCGGGAGAGCTCGAGAAGGCGGTTGATTTGTTTCGCGAGATGGAGAGTAAGGGCTGTTCTCCTACGCCGGCGTCTTACAACACGTTGATCGCGGGGCATTGCAGTAAGGGCCTTCTCAGCTCGGCCGTGGAGCTTAAAGATAGGATGGAGAAGGACGGTGTTCATCCTAACGTGATCACTTTCAATGCCCTTATCAGTGGCTTTTGCAAGGAAGGGAAGTTGCACGAAGCGAACAAGATTTTTAGCGAGATGAAAGCTTCGAATGTGGCTCCCAATACTGTGACTTACAATACTCTGATACACGGATATAGCGAAGCGGGCAACAGCGAAATGGGAGGGAGGCTTTTTGAAGAAATGTCGAAGTACGAAGTGAGGGCCGATATATTGACATATAACGCATTGATATTGGGACTCTGCAAGAATGGTAAGACAAAGAAAGCTGCTTATCTAGTTAAAGATCTTGATAGCAAGGGTTTAGTTCCGAACAATTCGACCTTTTCGGCTCTCATCAGAGGGCAGTGTGTCAGGAATAACCCCGACGGTGCATTTCAGCTGTATAAAAGCATGATCAGGAGCGGGCGTCATCCAAACGGTGAAACTCTCACTATGTTGATGTGTGCTTTTGCGAAATGTGATGATCTCGATGGAGCAGTCCAGGTCCTCACTGAAATGGTTGATAGGTCGATGCTTCCTGATTCAGATATGTTGTCTGAGGTTTGCCATGAACTTTGCCATTGCGGGAAAGATCAGTTGGCAATGAAACTGTGCAGTGAGTTGGAAGCTAGAACTCTAATTCCAGTAGGTTTTGATAAAGAGCTTATCTTTAGAACTGAGTGA
- the LOC120296115 gene encoding uncharacterized protein LOC120296115, which yields MSIATVKGRPGRFRLNKTVCRLPRSMPLEIVTDPSNGYLVDDFCAFGVEVFVIESSGVGECLMLDGESVPYAHEWKASASHARLRCAAVSIHCQRCEMDMGAISRGLSARNGNKNLSLFPCLADPDELDPRRKINASYTFGLKGQGGAVHQQTEVNHRSE from the exons ATGTCAATTGCTACCGTTAAAGGGAGACCTGGGAGGTTTCGTTTGAACAAGACAGTATGTCGTCTTCCAAGATCTATGCCACTAGAGATCGTCACCGATCCATCGAATGGATACCTTGTGGATGACTTCTGCGCATTTGGAGTGGAGGTATTTGTTATTGAGAGCTCGGGCGTCGGCGAATGTTTGATGCTTGATGGAGAGAGTGTTCCATATGCGCATGAATGGAAGGCATCCGCTTCTCATGCACGGTTGAGGTGCGCTGCTGTAAGCATTCATTGTCAGCGATGTGAAATG GATATGGGAGCTATATCTAGGGGTCTGTCCGCGAGAAATGGAAACAAAAACCTTTCGCTTTTTCCTTGTTTAGCAGATCCAGATGAACTAGATCCTAGGCGGAAAATTAACGCAAGCTACACCTTTGGGTTAAAAGGCCAAGGTGGTGCTGTGCATCAGCAGACAGAAGTAAACCACCGATCTGAGTAG
- the LOC104447103 gene encoding probable disease resistance protein At4g27220 isoform X1, producing MPREKDPFRRHVTFLNEKNSKWRCNFCRQENGGGATRIKAHLAGIGGFGIKGCERVDVNVRADAKVALMARRVMDSSDRGVSEERIQGNVRAAPTSTSNPPNVEGGTNLQFPQGVPPLTPQTRGWMEHMVQEDRAVNLANLPLDGATSYSSASPPPNSFFPSSPNDLLPFLTESLTLNAQQNPSASLPSQNCQLLDCTSLNESPGSVLPGPIATDTQLTNMATTNAPQHSNQPDQSFHRQCGYGTGLSPPRASMDMEPLIPSLPFDEPLIFEPLNSSLHIPVDIINTIGPSTSEGMLKGAPARALSVQYNQLPDVGNSNCFLDCNRPCISNESDMNEDMNEGAPMTSHPNTGNNFEENRVLKRKLKRLYSREADIRDELEFAASLSLKKPRMEVANWLADVERLRNDSHGTKAASEDCLPPNQQVDILMQEAEDLMRQGKFPKGLLEAGETKGSKLLEKKLVGEAFERNTTKVLEYLVGNQISRLGIYGMGGAGKTTIMVHIHNRLLEKANYGNVLWITASQDFNTQKLQDDIWKELGLGTLQEKDVRKRAAMLFDCLTEKGKSTIILDDLWEHFDLEEVGIPTRANGFKLVLTTRSFDVCCQMQCQEKIKIEALSQKEAESLFMEELGSEVALNLETKGVVKSIVKECAGLPLGVITMARSMRGVTDVFEWKDSLVKLKESDMGQTNMERKVLMNLKFSYDRLGNHEVQQCFLSCALYPEDYLIDKFELIEFFIDQGLIGGLNTREKQYDRGLTILNKLENVCLLEDNGSEMKMHDLIRDMALHIMSANSIVKAGKGLTRIPPQEYWTDALEKVSLMKNGIRKFPLKMSPNCPKLSTFLLNGSLSYDVVIPNYFFKQLWGLKILNLSRCKLRGLPNSISDLVNLKALLLRECQELRNIPYLGKLESLRKLDICGCIFLRALEGLEMLVNLRYLDLSYTHIRRLPKGTLGALLNLQYLKVHAVNGEDIAKLWALETLECYFEDVDDFNKWVRVTKQSNNPRFYKLKVDKKESKFYVEVSDDARFGSERRVYIDEESHAILCVGGESNGICIKIPQDVQTLTWRKCHSTTNLSSMSPLKNLEELDIKEWNNLGVLCGRQDEVIDIYDSQAPTPIPLLFPSLRILKISHCPKLKYLCGHGSKFYLPHLQEIEVSDCEEMVGIIASVTSPPPCLPPAFPSLEEIYVVRCEKMKRVVESKWLPHFPILRRITVRWCENMEEIIEGHPPYMLVEEISLESLEVRGCDNMKKLFPHELLIHLRNIQNIKISLCKGMVEIISRVGQGEEGSVMTPVKSPSSFQSSISLPKLRCLWLCDLPRLSSICEVPITCNSIKAIQVSKCPKLSRIPLQLQLRDIEDLAWIEVEDEELWKTLKWDHSNAQAILKPHLHFRGSSVFYNAISPINAEEW from the exons ATGCCTAGAGAAAAGGATCCATTTCGGAGGCATGTGACGTTCCTGAATGAAAAGAACAGCAAGTGGAGGTGTAACTTCTGCAGACAGGAGAATGGTGGTGGGGCCACAAGGATCAAAGCTCACTTGGCTGGAATTGGAGGCTTTGGTATTAAAGGATGTGAGAGAGTCGATGTTAATGTAAGAGCAGACGCCAAAGTCGCACTGATGGCTAGAAGAGTGATGGACTCAAGCGACCGAGGTGTATCTGAGGAAAGGATACAAGGAAATGTTAGAGCCGCTCCGACCAGCACATCCAATCCACCAAATGTGGAGGGAGGAACCAATTTACAGTTTCCACAAG GTGTGCCTCCTTTGACACCACAAACTCGTGGATGGATGGAACATATGGTGCAGGAGGACAGGGCGGTCAACCTCGCAAACCTCCCATTGGATGGTGCAACAAGTTACTCTAGTGCATCTCCCCCGCCAAATTCATTCTTCCCTAGTTCACCAAATGACCTGTTGCCCTTTTTAACTGAGTCTCTAACATTAAATGCACAACAGAATCCAAGTGCGTCGTTGCCATCACAAAACTGCCAGCTCCTTGATTGTACTTCTCTGAATGAATCACCGGGATCCGTTTTGCCTGGTCCCATTGCAACAGATACTCAACTCACTAACATGGCCACAACCAACGCTCCCCAGCATTCCAATCAACCAGATCAAAGCTTCCACAGGCAGTGTGGATATGGCACTGGTTTATCTCCTCCACGGGCTTCCATGGACATGGAGCCACTTATTCCATCACTACCTTTCGATGAACCTCTGATTTTCGAGCCATTGAATTCCTCTCTGCACATTCCAGTGGACATCATAAACACAATAGGCCCATCAACATCAGAAG GGATGCTGAAAGGCGCACCAGCAAGGGCATTATCAGTCCAGTATAATCAATTACCTGATGTAGGTAATTCAAATTGCTTTCTGGATTGCAATCGGCCGTGCATATCCAATGAATCAGATATGAACGAGG ATATGAACGAGGGTGCGCCGATGACGAGTCATCCAAACACAGGCAACAACTTTGAAGAGAATagagttttgaaaagaaaactaaagCGACTCTATAGCAGAGAAGCTGACATAAGAGATGAGTTAGAATTTGCTGCATCTCTATCCCTAAAGAAGCCAAGAATGGAAGTTGCGAATTGGTTGGCAGATGTGGAGAGGCTTAGAAATGATTCCCATGGTACTAAAGCAGCAAGTGAGGATTGTCTGCCACCAAATCAACAAGTGGATATACTGATGCAAGAAGCAGAAGATCTTATGAGGCAAGGTAAATTCCCAAAAGGACTACTGGAGGCGGGAGAGACCAAAGGCAGTAAATTGTTAGAAAAAAAGTTGGTGGGAGAGGCATTTGAGAGAAATACTACAAAGGTTTTGGAGTACTTGGTAGGGAATCAAATATCTCGATTAGGCATTTATGGAATGGGAGGTGCTGGTAAAACGACTATTATGGTGCATATACATAATAGACTCCTCGAAAAAGCAAATTATGGCAATGTGTTGTGGATCACTGCATCCCAAGATTTTAACACACAAAAGTTGCAGGATGACATTTGGAAGGAACTAGGTTTGGGCACACTACAAGAGAAGGATGTGAGGAAACGAGCAGCAATGTTGTTCGATTGTTTAACGGAAAAAGGTAAGTCTACAATAATCCTCGATGACTTGTGGGAACATTTTGATCTTGAAGAGGTGGGAATACCTACTAGAGCAAATGGATTTAAGTTGGTCTTGACCACTCGATCCTTTGATGTATGCTGCCAAATGCAATGTCAGgagaagataaaaattgaagctctatctcaaaaagaagcagagagtTTATTTATGGAGGAGCTTGGATCCGAAGTGGCACTTAATTTGGAGACTAAAGGAGTTGTGAAGTCCATTGTTAAAGAGTGTGCAGGCTTGCCGCTTGGCGTCATCACAATGGCAAGAAGCATGCGAGGGGTGACCGATGTGTTTGAATGGAAGGATTCCTTGGTGAAATTGAAAGAATCGGATATGGGGCAAACAAATATGGAAAGGAAGGTCTTAATGAATCTAAAATTCAGCTATGATCGCCTTGGTAATCATGAAGTTCAACaatgtttcttatcttgtgcACTTTATCCAGAAGATTATTTAATTGATAAGTTTGAGTTGATAGAATTCTTTATTGACCAAGGATTGATTGGTGGATTGAATACAAGGGAGAAACAATATGATAGAGGCCTCACCATACTGAATAAACTGGAAAATGTTTGCCTATTGGAAGATAATGGGAGCGAGATGAAGATGCACGATTTGATTAGAGACATGGCATTGCACATCATGAGTGCGAATTCGATTGTAAAAGCAGGAAAGGGGTTGACGAGAATACCACCTCAGGAATATTGGACGGATGCTTTGGAGAAAGTTTCTCTTATGAAGAATGGaattagaaaatttcctttgaaaatGTCACCAAATTGTCCTAAACTATCAACGTTTCTATTGAATGGAAGCTTGTCATATGATGTAGTCATCCCCAATTATTTCTTCAAACAATTATGGGGGCTGAAGATTCTAAACCTTAGTAGATGTAAACTAAGAGGACTTCCAAATTCCATCTCAGACTTGGTAAACTTGAAAGCACTATTGCTTAGAGAGTGTCAAGAATTGCGCAATATTCCTTATTTAGGGAAGCTCGAGTCTTTAAGAAAGTTGGACATTTGTGGCTGTATTTTCCTTCGAGCACTCGAGGGTCTAGAAATGTTGGTGAACTTGAGATACCTTGACTTATCTTATACACATATAAGGAGATTACCAAAAGGGACATTGGGGGCTTTGCTAAACTTGCAGTATCTTAAAGTTCATGCAGTAAATGGAGAAGACATTGCAAAATTGTGGGCATTGGAGACACTTGAATGCTACTTTGAAGATGTGGATGATTTCAACAAGTGGGTGAGGGTTACTAAGCAAAGTAATAACCCTCGCTTTTACAAGCTCAAAGTGGATAAAAAAGAATCGAAGTTTTATGTGGAAGTAAGTGATGATGCTAGATTTGGGAGTGAGAGGAGAGTCTACATTGACGAGGAGAGTCATGCTATTTTGTGTGTGGGAGGGGAAAGTAATGGCATTTGTATTAAGATTCCCCAAGATGTGCAGACATTGACATGGAGAAAATGCCACAGTACAACAAATTTGTCTAGCATGAGTCCGCTTAAAAACCTTGAGGAGCTAGATATAAAAGAATGGAATAACTTAGGGGTACTTTGTGGAAGACAGGATGAAGTAATCGACATCTATGACTCTCAAGCCCCAACCCCAATCCCTCTCCTCTTCCCAAGCCTTaggattttgaaaatatctcaTTGTCCGAAACTGAAGTATCTATGTGGGCATGGGTCTAAATTCTATCTTCCACACTTACAAGAGATTGAAGTATCCGACTGTGAGGAAATGGTGGGGATAATAGCATCAGTTACGTCTCCACCACCATGTTTGCCCCCAGCCTTCCCTAGTCTAGAAGAGATCTATGTTGTGCGGTgtgaaaaaatgaagagagtgGTGGAATCTAAATGGCTGCCCCACTTCCCCATTCTGAGAAGAATCACAGTGCGCTGGTGTGAGAACATGGAGGAGATAATTGAAGGTCATCCCCCATACATGCTAGTTGAAGAGATTTCTCTCGAATCTCTTGAGGTAAGAGGTTGCGATAATATGAAAAAGCTGTTTCCGCATGAGTTGCTGATCCATCTTCGAAATATTCAAAATATCAAGATTAGTTTATGCAAAGGAATGGTGGAGATAATAAGCAGAGTAGGACAAGGCGAAGAAGGAAGTGTAATGACTCCCGTAAAGAGCCCTTCATCTTTCCAGTCTTCAATTTCTCTCCCAAAGCTGAGGTGCTTGTGGCTATGTGATCTACCCCGGCTGAGTAGCATATGTGAAGTCCCAATAACTTGCAACTCCATTAAAGCTATACAGGTGTCCAAATGCCCAAAGTTGAGCAGGATTCCTTTGCAACTGCAATTACGGGATATTGAGGACCTCGCATGGATTGAGGTGGAAGATGAGGAACTGTGGAAGACGCTGAAATGGGATCATTCCAATGCTCAAGCTATTCTAAAACCTCATCTCCATTTCCGTGGCAGTAGTGTGTTCTACAATGCCATAAGTCCCATTAATGCTGAAGAATGGTGA
- the LOC104447103 gene encoding probable disease resistance protein At4g27220 isoform X2 — translation MPREKDPFRRHVTFLNEKNSKWRCNFCRQENGGGATRIKAHLAGIGGFGIKGCERVDVNVRADAKVALMARRVMDSSDRGVSEERIQGNVRAAPTSTSNPPNVEGGTNLQFPQGVPPLTPQTRGWMEHMVQEDRAVNLANLPLDGATSYSSASPPPNSFFPSSPNDLLPFLTESLTLNAQQNPSASLPSQNCQLLDCTSLNESPGSVLPGPIATDTQLTNMATTNAPQHSNQPDQSFHRQCGYGTGLSPPRASMDMEPLIPSLPFDEPLIFEPLNSSLHIPVDIINTIGPSTSEGNSNCFLDCNRPCISNESDMNEDMNEGAPMTSHPNTGNNFEENRVLKRKLKRLYSREADIRDELEFAASLSLKKPRMEVANWLADVERLRNDSHGTKAASEDCLPPNQQVDILMQEAEDLMRQGKFPKGLLEAGETKGSKLLEKKLVGEAFERNTTKVLEYLVGNQISRLGIYGMGGAGKTTIMVHIHNRLLEKANYGNVLWITASQDFNTQKLQDDIWKELGLGTLQEKDVRKRAAMLFDCLTEKGKSTIILDDLWEHFDLEEVGIPTRANGFKLVLTTRSFDVCCQMQCQEKIKIEALSQKEAESLFMEELGSEVALNLETKGVVKSIVKECAGLPLGVITMARSMRGVTDVFEWKDSLVKLKESDMGQTNMERKVLMNLKFSYDRLGNHEVQQCFLSCALYPEDYLIDKFELIEFFIDQGLIGGLNTREKQYDRGLTILNKLENVCLLEDNGSEMKMHDLIRDMALHIMSANSIVKAGKGLTRIPPQEYWTDALEKVSLMKNGIRKFPLKMSPNCPKLSTFLLNGSLSYDVVIPNYFFKQLWGLKILNLSRCKLRGLPNSISDLVNLKALLLRECQELRNIPYLGKLESLRKLDICGCIFLRALEGLEMLVNLRYLDLSYTHIRRLPKGTLGALLNLQYLKVHAVNGEDIAKLWALETLECYFEDVDDFNKWVRVTKQSNNPRFYKLKVDKKESKFYVEVSDDARFGSERRVYIDEESHAILCVGGESNGICIKIPQDVQTLTWRKCHSTTNLSSMSPLKNLEELDIKEWNNLGVLCGRQDEVIDIYDSQAPTPIPLLFPSLRILKISHCPKLKYLCGHGSKFYLPHLQEIEVSDCEEMVGIIASVTSPPPCLPPAFPSLEEIYVVRCEKMKRVVESKWLPHFPILRRITVRWCENMEEIIEGHPPYMLVEEISLESLEVRGCDNMKKLFPHELLIHLRNIQNIKISLCKGMVEIISRVGQGEEGSVMTPVKSPSSFQSSISLPKLRCLWLCDLPRLSSICEVPITCNSIKAIQVSKCPKLSRIPLQLQLRDIEDLAWIEVEDEELWKTLKWDHSNAQAILKPHLHFRGSSVFYNAISPINAEEW, via the exons ATGCCTAGAGAAAAGGATCCATTTCGGAGGCATGTGACGTTCCTGAATGAAAAGAACAGCAAGTGGAGGTGTAACTTCTGCAGACAGGAGAATGGTGGTGGGGCCACAAGGATCAAAGCTCACTTGGCTGGAATTGGAGGCTTTGGTATTAAAGGATGTGAGAGAGTCGATGTTAATGTAAGAGCAGACGCCAAAGTCGCACTGATGGCTAGAAGAGTGATGGACTCAAGCGACCGAGGTGTATCTGAGGAAAGGATACAAGGAAATGTTAGAGCCGCTCCGACCAGCACATCCAATCCACCAAATGTGGAGGGAGGAACCAATTTACAGTTTCCACAAG GTGTGCCTCCTTTGACACCACAAACTCGTGGATGGATGGAACATATGGTGCAGGAGGACAGGGCGGTCAACCTCGCAAACCTCCCATTGGATGGTGCAACAAGTTACTCTAGTGCATCTCCCCCGCCAAATTCATTCTTCCCTAGTTCACCAAATGACCTGTTGCCCTTTTTAACTGAGTCTCTAACATTAAATGCACAACAGAATCCAAGTGCGTCGTTGCCATCACAAAACTGCCAGCTCCTTGATTGTACTTCTCTGAATGAATCACCGGGATCCGTTTTGCCTGGTCCCATTGCAACAGATACTCAACTCACTAACATGGCCACAACCAACGCTCCCCAGCATTCCAATCAACCAGATCAAAGCTTCCACAGGCAGTGTGGATATGGCACTGGTTTATCTCCTCCACGGGCTTCCATGGACATGGAGCCACTTATTCCATCACTACCTTTCGATGAACCTCTGATTTTCGAGCCATTGAATTCCTCTCTGCACATTCCAGTGGACATCATAAACACAATAGGCCCATCAACATCAGAAG GTAATTCAAATTGCTTTCTGGATTGCAATCGGCCGTGCATATCCAATGAATCAGATATGAACGAGG ATATGAACGAGGGTGCGCCGATGACGAGTCATCCAAACACAGGCAACAACTTTGAAGAGAATagagttttgaaaagaaaactaaagCGACTCTATAGCAGAGAAGCTGACATAAGAGATGAGTTAGAATTTGCTGCATCTCTATCCCTAAAGAAGCCAAGAATGGAAGTTGCGAATTGGTTGGCAGATGTGGAGAGGCTTAGAAATGATTCCCATGGTACTAAAGCAGCAAGTGAGGATTGTCTGCCACCAAATCAACAAGTGGATATACTGATGCAAGAAGCAGAAGATCTTATGAGGCAAGGTAAATTCCCAAAAGGACTACTGGAGGCGGGAGAGACCAAAGGCAGTAAATTGTTAGAAAAAAAGTTGGTGGGAGAGGCATTTGAGAGAAATACTACAAAGGTTTTGGAGTACTTGGTAGGGAATCAAATATCTCGATTAGGCATTTATGGAATGGGAGGTGCTGGTAAAACGACTATTATGGTGCATATACATAATAGACTCCTCGAAAAAGCAAATTATGGCAATGTGTTGTGGATCACTGCATCCCAAGATTTTAACACACAAAAGTTGCAGGATGACATTTGGAAGGAACTAGGTTTGGGCACACTACAAGAGAAGGATGTGAGGAAACGAGCAGCAATGTTGTTCGATTGTTTAACGGAAAAAGGTAAGTCTACAATAATCCTCGATGACTTGTGGGAACATTTTGATCTTGAAGAGGTGGGAATACCTACTAGAGCAAATGGATTTAAGTTGGTCTTGACCACTCGATCCTTTGATGTATGCTGCCAAATGCAATGTCAGgagaagataaaaattgaagctctatctcaaaaagaagcagagagtTTATTTATGGAGGAGCTTGGATCCGAAGTGGCACTTAATTTGGAGACTAAAGGAGTTGTGAAGTCCATTGTTAAAGAGTGTGCAGGCTTGCCGCTTGGCGTCATCACAATGGCAAGAAGCATGCGAGGGGTGACCGATGTGTTTGAATGGAAGGATTCCTTGGTGAAATTGAAAGAATCGGATATGGGGCAAACAAATATGGAAAGGAAGGTCTTAATGAATCTAAAATTCAGCTATGATCGCCTTGGTAATCATGAAGTTCAACaatgtttcttatcttgtgcACTTTATCCAGAAGATTATTTAATTGATAAGTTTGAGTTGATAGAATTCTTTATTGACCAAGGATTGATTGGTGGATTGAATACAAGGGAGAAACAATATGATAGAGGCCTCACCATACTGAATAAACTGGAAAATGTTTGCCTATTGGAAGATAATGGGAGCGAGATGAAGATGCACGATTTGATTAGAGACATGGCATTGCACATCATGAGTGCGAATTCGATTGTAAAAGCAGGAAAGGGGTTGACGAGAATACCACCTCAGGAATATTGGACGGATGCTTTGGAGAAAGTTTCTCTTATGAAGAATGGaattagaaaatttcctttgaaaatGTCACCAAATTGTCCTAAACTATCAACGTTTCTATTGAATGGAAGCTTGTCATATGATGTAGTCATCCCCAATTATTTCTTCAAACAATTATGGGGGCTGAAGATTCTAAACCTTAGTAGATGTAAACTAAGAGGACTTCCAAATTCCATCTCAGACTTGGTAAACTTGAAAGCACTATTGCTTAGAGAGTGTCAAGAATTGCGCAATATTCCTTATTTAGGGAAGCTCGAGTCTTTAAGAAAGTTGGACATTTGTGGCTGTATTTTCCTTCGAGCACTCGAGGGTCTAGAAATGTTGGTGAACTTGAGATACCTTGACTTATCTTATACACATATAAGGAGATTACCAAAAGGGACATTGGGGGCTTTGCTAAACTTGCAGTATCTTAAAGTTCATGCAGTAAATGGAGAAGACATTGCAAAATTGTGGGCATTGGAGACACTTGAATGCTACTTTGAAGATGTGGATGATTTCAACAAGTGGGTGAGGGTTACTAAGCAAAGTAATAACCCTCGCTTTTACAAGCTCAAAGTGGATAAAAAAGAATCGAAGTTTTATGTGGAAGTAAGTGATGATGCTAGATTTGGGAGTGAGAGGAGAGTCTACATTGACGAGGAGAGTCATGCTATTTTGTGTGTGGGAGGGGAAAGTAATGGCATTTGTATTAAGATTCCCCAAGATGTGCAGACATTGACATGGAGAAAATGCCACAGTACAACAAATTTGTCTAGCATGAGTCCGCTTAAAAACCTTGAGGAGCTAGATATAAAAGAATGGAATAACTTAGGGGTACTTTGTGGAAGACAGGATGAAGTAATCGACATCTATGACTCTCAAGCCCCAACCCCAATCCCTCTCCTCTTCCCAAGCCTTaggattttgaaaatatctcaTTGTCCGAAACTGAAGTATCTATGTGGGCATGGGTCTAAATTCTATCTTCCACACTTACAAGAGATTGAAGTATCCGACTGTGAGGAAATGGTGGGGATAATAGCATCAGTTACGTCTCCACCACCATGTTTGCCCCCAGCCTTCCCTAGTCTAGAAGAGATCTATGTTGTGCGGTgtgaaaaaatgaagagagtgGTGGAATCTAAATGGCTGCCCCACTTCCCCATTCTGAGAAGAATCACAGTGCGCTGGTGTGAGAACATGGAGGAGATAATTGAAGGTCATCCCCCATACATGCTAGTTGAAGAGATTTCTCTCGAATCTCTTGAGGTAAGAGGTTGCGATAATATGAAAAAGCTGTTTCCGCATGAGTTGCTGATCCATCTTCGAAATATTCAAAATATCAAGATTAGTTTATGCAAAGGAATGGTGGAGATAATAAGCAGAGTAGGACAAGGCGAAGAAGGAAGTGTAATGACTCCCGTAAAGAGCCCTTCATCTTTCCAGTCTTCAATTTCTCTCCCAAAGCTGAGGTGCTTGTGGCTATGTGATCTACCCCGGCTGAGTAGCATATGTGAAGTCCCAATAACTTGCAACTCCATTAAAGCTATACAGGTGTCCAAATGCCCAAAGTTGAGCAGGATTCCTTTGCAACTGCAATTACGGGATATTGAGGACCTCGCATGGATTGAGGTGGAAGATGAGGAACTGTGGAAGACGCTGAAATGGGATCATTCCAATGCTCAAGCTATTCTAAAACCTCATCTCCATTTCCGTGGCAGTAGTGTGTTCTACAATGCCATAAGTCCCATTAATGCTGAAGAATGGTGA